From Actinomycetota bacterium:
ATCTTCGTCTTCCACCGAGATCACCAACTGCACGACCCGAGCATTCCTGAAGTAGCGTGGCTCGATGTAACCAGGCACGAGATGTATGCCCTCAAGAACCAGGCTATCTCCCTCGAGTACGGAGCGCTCAATAAGCGCCTTGACTCCGGTAGTCACTACCGCTGTCTGCTCACGAAACCCGACGATCACAGGGTTGGTGCCGTGTGGTACCGGAACTCGCAGACTTTGCCATGCGCTAAACGCACTTTCGTGGATTGCTGGCATGAGGTCTTTGGTAAAGATACCACGCATTACCTCCCTAATGGAATCCGTAGATACAATTCTGGTAATTCCGAGTCTGTGGGCCACCTGTGTTGCAATAGTGGATTTCCCCACCCCCGTCGTGCCGCCAAGCATGACTATCAGCGGCTTGTCCATCTTCGAAATGGCGTGTAGCTGCTGGTAACGGAGCTTGTACTGCTCTCCGGCCAGCCGCTCAAGGTAATCTTGCGCCAGCTGCCTAAGCCTCTCCATCGTGATTGAAAGCTCGCCTGATGCGGTCAGCTCATCCTGCACACTTTGCGCTATCGCATACGCCTTCGCCGGACCGAGTCCTGTCGCCATGAACGATTGCGCAAGTAGTCCCTTGGAAAACGGCAAGCCATGGCGCTTGTCCGAGAGCACTATGTTCTTATTCTCTGCCATCGTCTCCGGATCCATTTCTTTGCAAGCCGCGATCGATGGCGAGCTCGGCAACCCTTAGCACCTCAGATGAGAGGTTGATGCTTTGATCAACAGGGATCGGCACATTGTCGCAGAGAACCGTACGTACGCCGGTTTCCTCACCTACGGCGGCTACAACATCTATGGCAGCAGCCTTGAGCTCGGTCAAGAGCAGGTCATATCTGCCTTCAGCAGCGCGCATGTCCTGCCGAAGGAGAGTCCTGTTCGACAGGTGGGGGCTGAAGCCTACTACCTCGCATCCGTGAACCGACTCCAGGTGGGCGACAAGATTCGGCAAAACTTCAGGCGGCGCTGTCGTCGCGAAGAACACCCTGGCTCCCTCAACCGACTCGATGGGCTTTGGGCGAAATGTGGTCGCAATAGAGCGCATGCCGGGAGATATATCTTCGATTGCCTTGAGGATTCCCACTACCTCATAGGGAGAAACCAGAGCGTCTTCCGCTGTTGCGATAACGACGAGATCGGCAAGGCCCAGCCTATAGGGCCCAAAATAATCGCGTACGTAAGTAACTCCTCGGCCAGCTCCCACCACCAGAATGTTCGCGTCTGCATGCACCGGCGGGATTGCTGCGCCTGAGCCCTCCAGGAATATGAGCTCTTTACCCAGTGTGTCTGCCAGTTGCGCACCCTCCACGACGTTGGAGAAGAAAGTCTCGCCTGCCATTCCGCCGCCGCAGCGCCTGCAGCCAACCGTAGTGACCCGGCTCATCACCGCGTCTTCGTAGTTGTCACTGCTCGCATGAACTCCCTTTCTGGCAAGTTCTAGCAGATCCTCGGTGGTCAACCTGATTTTTTCCCCGTAGATGAGCTCTGGTTCGGCGGGTCCTCCTCGGCCCATAGCCAAAACGCAGATGTCTCTCCCGGAAGCGGTAAGCTCACGAGCCACATACCCGGAGATTGCGGTCTTGCCGACCCTCTTTCCGGTGCCGATCAGGCCCAGGGTTGGAGTCCTTGTCGTGTGCCGCGATACGGGTGGCTTGAAGCTGAAGTCCGCGCCACGGTACTCGATCCCGCCCGAAAGCGCGACGCCGGCCAGCTTGAAGCGGTCCGCACTTGAAACCACAGGCTCGTCAGAGAGATCGATAGCGACATCCGGCTCGTACCTTCTTATCGCTTCACGCAAGCCTGCTTCAGGCGAGTCCGCGAACACGACCGGCAAACCGTAAAGATCGCCACCCTTCTCGAAATCGACCTTCTCGGTGCCGCCGATAAAAACAGCCGCCAGTACCTCGTACTCACTCCTGAGGCCGTCGAGAGCGAAGCGAACAACCGGGGGGTAGTGTTCTCCGTCGATGAGCGCTATGGCCCTCATCATCTTGGCGTCTCCACATCCACTGCGTCTTGCTCGGCAGGAAGGTCCTCGGAGCCCTCAATCCGCCATCCGAATCGACGCCTCTCGGGAGCCAGGTAATCCGCCATAAGCACCGGATCGGAGTAGGGCTCCTTGAGCAGAATCCTGACCCGGGAACCGTCGAGCACCTCAATGATGTTGTAGCAGGGCCTCACGCGACCCCTGAGGCGATGCGTACAAGCGGTGCCCGCGTTGACGATAAGCATGCCTTCCAGGCGCCAGATGTTCGGAACGTGCTTGTGACCACAGAGCACAATATCCGTGCCGCACCGTGAGAGGGTTTTCAAGACGTCGCCCGCGTCGTAGACGATGTTTCGCTCGCGTCCCGTGTTTGGAACCGGCACCAGGTGATGGTGCATCGCGAATATCTTGGTCTCGTCAGAGTCAGAAAAGCGCTGCTCGATCCATCTGTAGCGATTTCTGCCTACTCGGCCAGCATCCAGATCCGGCTCACTCGAGTCGATCCCGAGCATTCTCACACAGCCCTGCCGAAGCTCCTGGCTCCGAGGCCCAAAGAACTCGGCAAAATGCTCATCACCCACGTTTCGCGCATCATGATTGCCGAGAAGAACCATGCGGTTCTGGCACTCAAGCCGGGATAGCAGGCGATGCGCCTGCTTGAACTCCTGACGAAATCCCTCGTCGGTCAGGTCTCCTGTGACGACGACCATGTCCGGCTTGGCCTCGTTGAGCTCGTCGATTACGCGTGAAGCCAGGGAGGGTATGTGGTACCGTGACCCGCAGTGCAGGTCGGAGATTTGGATAATGCGAACGGGCTTCGTTGCACTCATAGGCTCTCCACCGGAGTAACTGCAGCTAACACTATCTGGGAAGTGGCTGTGCGCCAGGATGCGCGAGCATCTGCTGGAAAGACCCGATGCCCTCCAGCGCAGCAGAGACACCCAGGAGCAGGTCGAGCAGGGCGTCGTATTGCATCGCATCGTAGGTAACAATTCCAGGCTCGCCCACGATTCCTCCCAGCTCAGCGGCTCGATCGACAGCGTCGTTATAGGTGCCCAGCTTGTCGACAAGCCCCATATCCTTCGCCAGAAGTGCGGACCAGGCAAAACCTGTCGCCATCTCACGGACCTCATCCTCTGTCATATCGCGACCCTCGGCGACTACGCGAATGAACTCGTCATACGCCACATCTACCTCGGTCTGGATAAGAGCGGTCTCCGTAGGCGTAAGAGAGCGAATCGGGCTGCCTGCACCCTTGTAATCGCCAGCGGTCAAAACCGTGAACTCTATACCGAGCTTGTCAAGAAGCCCGGCGATATTCGGAACCTGGGCAATAACACCGATGCTACCTATAGCCGAAGTCGGACTAGCCACGATTTCGTCGGCTTGAGCAGCTATCATGTAGGCGCCGCTCGCAGCCACATCCCCGACGCTGACCACGACAGGCTTTTCTTCCGAGGCTCTGGCAACCTCCATGGCAATCTCCTGGGAAGCCGCCACGGTCCCTCCCGAGGAGTCGATGCGAAGCAAGATCGCATGTACGGTCGGATCAGCGAGAGCCTGATCGAGCTGCTCCAAGACTCGCTCGGGCGTAGCAACTCCGTCAAACTCATTGCCTGTGCCAGCTATAAACCCTGTGATGTGAATAAGAGCGATGTTCTCTCCGGTTGGAAGCCAAGATTGTTGTGTAGTAGGCTGCGGAAACGTCATATACAGCGCCAGCACCCCACAACAAGCGATAGCGCCAAGCGTGAGAACGGCAAAAACACCTACCGCCCACTTCCAGGCAGAGGACTTCCGTGGCGCCTCTGCGGTAACCGAGGTGATTTGCTCTTCCGGAACTAATTGATTCATGGGAGGTTCCTCTGTGAGTGCGGTCTACCCGAGAAAGCCGGGCATCCTGTGTTCAGTGTAGCCATATATTCGCCGACTTCAGGTGCTAAGGTCAATACGCATGTTCACCGGCGGATGAACGAGGCGCCGCTTCGGTCGATGCGAAGCACGCGTGGAGGCAGCCTGTTATCCGGCAGATTCGCCAATCGGCTGGCCACATCTGCGCCTCGGCGAAAAGCAGAATCATCGTCTTCGTCGAGCACTAAGCCTATCACCGTGGACCCGGATCCTGAGAGTGCCGCGCCCTGCGCTCCGACCTCTCGAAGCGCGCCTGCCACCTCGTCTACATCAGGCACGTCAGCTCGGCGGTAAGGCTCATGTAGCCTGTCGTGGGATCCGGCATCGATCAAATCAGCCCTGCCGAGCGCTATGCCGGCCGCCAACAGCCCGGCCCTGCCGACGTTGAACGCGGCGTCGCTATGAGGCACCTCGGAAGGCAACGTCTTTCTCGCAGACCGCGTCGAGAGCGGGTTTACCGAACCCACTGCGATCACCGCCATCCCGGTAGCCGGTTCGATCCGAGCTGACCTCGGCCCGGATTCGTCATTCCACGCGATCGTGAATCCGCCGTATATCGCCGCAGCGACATTGTCCGGGTGACCCTCGATCCTTGTGGCTATCTCGAAGAGTCGGTCCTTCCCGAGCCTAGCGTCGCAGAGCGCATCCGCAAGCATGACTCCACCTACGATCGCCGCCGCCGAGGAACCAAGTCCCTGACTCGACGGGATCTGATTGTCGCACGTCAACCGCGCAGCCTTCGGCGCGTCGGGAGCAATCGCGAATACCTCGGCCATCGCACGGGCAACCTGATTGCGTCCATCCCGGGGAAAGCGCTGAGCGCCTTCGCCGTGGACATGGACACTCCAGCTATCCGCAGGCTCCGCCGAAAAAGTCTGATAGAGCCCGAGCGCGAGGCCGAACGCGTCAAACCCGGGTCCAAGATTCGCCGAGGTGGCTGGGATCCTGACGGTGACGACAGGCATATTCTACTGCTGATCTTCGAGACGCAAAACGGTCTCGAGCCTAACAACACAGTCGAGAGCATCAATCTGCTCAAGGGCGGTCCGGACGGCTCTCTCCGATGACTTGTGGGTCACGTAAACTATCTCGGCCCCACTCTCATCGGCAGTTTTCTGGATCACAGAGCCGATAGAAACGCCGTTATCACCAAAAGCTCCGGCCACAGCCGCAAGTACCCCGGGCCTGTCCGCCACCCGCATCCGGACATAGTAGCTAAAGTCCAGCTCGGCGCTGTCTATCAAAGGTAACTGCTCGTTACACGTGCAGCCGACGACCCCAAGACAGCCGCTCTGGATGTGCCGGGCGACCTCGATGATATCGCCTACCACTGCGCTGGCCGCCGGAAGCGACCCCGCGCCCTCGCCGAAGAACATCGTCTCACCTACCGCATCGCCTATCACGTAGATCGCGTTGTAAACCCCATTCACGCTTGCCAGTGGATGGCCGAGAGGTATCATCGCCGGATGCACCCGGATGTCGATAGCGCCGTCTATGCGACGAGCGATCGCCAGTAGCTTGATCGCGTAGCCGCGCTCATGAGCGATTGCGATATCCGCAGACGATATGCGGCGTATGCCCTCGACCGAAACCTCGGCCAGGGTAATGCGCGAGTTGAAAGCGATGCTCGCCAAGATGGCGATCTTCGCCGCCGAATCATGCCCGTCTACATCAGCCGTCGGATCGCTTTCAGCAAAACCCAACTCCTGGGCCTCGGCAAGCGCGCTGTCGTAATCCATTCCATCGATAGCCATGCGCGTGAGAATGTAGTTGGTGGTGCCGTTGACGATCCCCATGACGGTGGTGATCTCGTTGGAAACAAGGCAGTGCTTCAGCGGCGAGATAATAGGGATACCTCCGCCTACGCTGGCCTCGAACATAACGTCGACCCCATTGAGGGCGGCGGCATCCATGACCTCCTGGCCATGCGTGGCCATCAACGCCTTGTTGGCGGTAACAACTGATTTACCCTTTGAAAGCGCACCGAGCACGATATCTCTGGCTACACCCGTGCCGCCGATAAGCTCGACCACGATATCGATGTCGGGATCATCGACGATTTCGGCAGCCTCTGTCGTAAAAGAGCTCTCGGCAAGGCCGAGTCGCGCGGCGCTTGAGCTGTCCCTGTCGGCGAATCGAACCAGCTCGATATCTACGCCGGCTCTGCGCGCAAAATCTTCCCTGTGGCGGCTGAATATCTCAACGACACCAGATCCAACAGTGCCAAGACCTATCAGGCCAACTCTGACTGTTCGCACCTAATGCCCTCCAATGTAATGGCCCGCGGCGATTTCGAAAAATCAACAAAAAAGGACGAGGCCGCTGATTCCTCCAAGCGAACCCTCACCTTGCGGCTTCGGCCCATTTGGACTGTGCAACGACCTCGCAAATCAAATATTAGACGTACGCGCACAATATGCAAGCAATAATTTTAGCTTCCTGACCAAAGGCGGCCTGTTGCGATAAGTGGCA
This genomic window contains:
- a CDS encoding 2,3-diphosphoglycerate synthetase — encoded protein: MMRAIALIDGEHYPPVVRFALDGLRSEYEVLAAVFIGGTEKVDFEKGGDLYGLPVVFADSPEAGLREAIRRYEPDVAIDLSDEPVVSSADRFKLAGVALSGGIEYRGADFSFKPPVSRHTTRTPTLGLIGTGKRVGKTAISGYVARELTASGRDICVLAMGRGGPAEPELIYGEKIRLTTEDLLELARKGVHASSDNYEDAVMSRVTTVGCRRCGGGMAGETFFSNVVEGAQLADTLGKELIFLEGSGAAIPPVHADANILVVGAGRGVTYVRDYFGPYRLGLADLVVIATAEDALVSPYEVVGILKAIEDISPGMRSIATTFRPKPIESVEGARVFFATTAPPEVLPNLVAHLESVHGCEVVGFSPHLSNRTLLRQDMRAAEGRYDLLLTELKAAAIDVVAAVGEETGVRTVLCDNVPIPVDQSINLSSEVLRVAELAIDRGLQRNGSGDDGRE
- a CDS encoding metallophosphoesterase; translated protein: MSATKPVRIIQISDLHCGSRYHIPSLASRVIDELNEAKPDMVVVTGDLTDEGFRQEFKQAHRLLSRLECQNRMVLLGNHDARNVGDEHFAEFFGPRSQELRQGCVRMLGIDSSEPDLDAGRVGRNRYRWIEQRFSDSDETKIFAMHHHLVPVPNTGRERNIVYDAGDVLKTLSRCGTDIVLCGHKHVPNIWRLEGMLIVNAGTACTHRLRGRVRPCYNIIEVLDGSRVRILLKEPYSDPVLMADYLAPERRRFGWRIEGSEDLPAEQDAVDVETPR
- the sppA gene encoding signal peptide peptidase SppA codes for the protein MNQLVPEEQITSVTAEAPRKSSAWKWAVGVFAVLTLGAIACCGVLALYMTFPQPTTQQSWLPTGENIALIHITGFIAGTGNEFDGVATPERVLEQLDQALADPTVHAILLRIDSSGGTVAASQEIAMEVARASEEKPVVVSVGDVAASGAYMIAAQADEIVASPTSAIGSIGVIAQVPNIAGLLDKLGIEFTVLTAGDYKGAGSPIRSLTPTETALIQTEVDVAYDEFIRVVAEGRDMTEDEVREMATGFAWSALLAKDMGLVDKLGTYNDAVDRAAELGGIVGEPGIVTYDAMQYDALLDLLLGVSAALEGIGSFQQMLAHPGAQPLPR
- the thrB gene encoding homoserine kinase, encoding MPVVTVRIPATSANLGPGFDAFGLALGLYQTFSAEPADSWSVHVHGEGAQRFPRDGRNQVARAMAEVFAIAPDAPKAARLTCDNQIPSSQGLGSSAAAIVGGVMLADALCDARLGKDRLFEIATRIEGHPDNVAAAIYGGFTIAWNDESGPRSARIEPATGMAVIAVGSVNPLSTRSARKTLPSEVPHSDAAFNVGRAGLLAAGIALGRADLIDAGSHDRLHEPYRRADVPDVDEVAGALREVGAQGAALSGSGSTVIGLVLDEDDDSAFRRGADVASRLANLPDNRLPPRVLRIDRSGASFIRR
- a CDS encoding homoserine dehydrogenase, giving the protein MRTVRVGLIGLGTVGSGVVEIFSRHREDFARRAGVDIELVRFADRDSSSAARLGLAESSFTTEAAEIVDDPDIDIVVELIGGTGVARDIVLGALSKGKSVVTANKALMATHGQEVMDAAALNGVDVMFEASVGGGIPIISPLKHCLVSNEITTVMGIVNGTTNYILTRMAIDGMDYDSALAEAQELGFAESDPTADVDGHDSAAKIAILASIAFNSRITLAEVSVEGIRRISSADIAIAHERGYAIKLLAIARRIDGAIDIRVHPAMIPLGHPLASVNGVYNAIYVIGDAVGETMFFGEGAGSLPAASAVVGDIIEVARHIQSGCLGVVGCTCNEQLPLIDSAELDFSYYVRMRVADRPGVLAAVAGAFGDNGVSIGSVIQKTADESGAEIVYVTHKSSERAVRTALEQIDALDCVVRLETVLRLEDQQ